A genomic region of Sinobacterium caligoides contains the following coding sequences:
- a CDS encoding imm11 family protein produces MGDIAFADNWELSQHLDPEREYEIEVCRDGSEMDYTCNEAYGVSVVSKKFKEALSSVADIEFAKANIVGKKTDSEFYIMAVPKELECINEEASEFQKFKVNDPVRPDKAGEYRGFFKMVVNPKKCEGFNIFRVKGFSIAIVVSAKVKQNLESAGVLGAQFKSV; encoded by the coding sequence TTGGGAGATATCGCTTTTGCAGATAACTGGGAGTTATCGCAGCACCTCGACCCTGAAAGAGAGTATGAAATTGAAGTTTGTCGCGATGGTTCAGAAATGGATTACACGTGCAATGAGGCATATGGAGTAAGCGTTGTAAGTAAGAAATTTAAAGAAGCTCTTTCTAGTGTTGCTGATATTGAATTTGCTAAAGCAAATATTGTTGGCAAAAAAACTGACAGTGAGTTCTATATCATGGCTGTACCGAAAGAACTTGAGTGCATTAACGAAGAGGCATCAGAATTTCAAAAGTTCAAGGTAAATGACCCTGTACGTCCTGATAAAGCTGGCGAGTATCGGGGTTTCTTCAAAATGGTGGTCAATCCCAAGAAATGTGAAGGTTTCAATATTTTTAGAGTTAAGGGCTTTAGCATAGCTATTGTCGTAAGTGCTAAAGTAAAACAGAACTTAGAATCAGCAGGGGTTTTAGGTGCGCAGTTCAAGAGCGTATAG
- a CDS encoding DUF2199 domain-containing protein, which translates to MAGIFSFTCSCCGEVHEGSPSFGFKAPDPWLSQPDEIKEQGKISDDLCYYTDEDGTHYFARVIIEIPIHGVTDPFMWGVWVSLSEQSFNHYVETWDEPDTSKGYFGWFCSALPHYESTHSLSTDVNPQSEGSRPTLCLHETEHELYYDFINGISIEKAQKIAELCMHG; encoded by the coding sequence ATGGCGGGAATATTTAGCTTTACATGTTCATGTTGCGGTGAAGTCCACGAAGGTTCACCAAGCTTTGGTTTCAAAGCTCCCGATCCGTGGTTATCACAACCAGATGAAATAAAAGAGCAAGGAAAGATCAGCGACGATCTTTGCTACTACACAGATGAAGATGGTACACATTACTTTGCAAGAGTAATAATAGAGATACCAATTCACGGTGTTACAGACCCATTCATGTGGGGCGTATGGGTATCTTTAAGTGAGCAAAGTTTTAATCATTATGTTGAGACTTGGGATGAACCAGATACTAGTAAAGGTTACTTTGGCTGGTTCTGTAGTGCACTCCCTCATTATGAAAGTACTCATTCTTTATCAACTGATGTAAACCCTCAAAGTGAAGGCTCAAGGCCTACATTATGTCTACATGAAACAGAGCATGAGTTGTATTATGACTTTATCAACGGCATCAGCATAGAAAAGGCGCAGAAAATTGCAGAACTTTGCATGCACGGCTAA
- a CDS encoding YceK/YidQ family lipoprotein produces the protein MRNKHIFIMTISFVQLITGCATGYTLTGDPEEIHRTSCASGCATIPRIYSGTAVDLCGIFPGDGGQGSAIMFYDIFFSLPADTIALPYTIYGQFTKGSLSVSDECESNQTPNKALKRDKAKNALPLS, from the coding sequence ATGAGAAATAAACACATATTCATTATGACCATAAGTTTTGTGCAGCTTATAACTGGATGCGCCACAGGTTACACATTAACGGGGGACCCTGAAGAGATACACAGAACGTCTTGCGCGTCAGGCTGCGCTACTATCCCGAGAATTTACTCTGGAACAGCTGTGGACTTGTGCGGTATTTTTCCAGGGGATGGCGGGCAAGGCTCAGCCATTATGTTTTACGACATATTCTTCAGTTTGCCAGCAGACACCATTGCTCTTCCATATACAATTTATGGCCAATTTACAAAAGGAAGTCTTTCAGTAAGTGATGAATGTGAGTCAAACCAAACACCTAACAAGGCGCTTAAGCGGGACAAAGCAAAAAACGCTTTGCCCCTTAGCTAA
- a CDS encoding FRG domain-containing protein, protein MYNLLVTAHRGAWDEPFYEFDKSRFLEYTTESTSEAFKTLSSSLIETLKSYPCVFAYEGGEEDLRIGRFTSIKERGRKLLVEFEFDQNIPPIPFDDIKPIAPLLDIRDWEMNRTHWAVKDEDLFGRLLNAGVLDQAQTEESEKQEKPPTKRSSNPKVTTVQGFIKKVLSTEREIGSEVFYRGHSNKNKYKLEPSLFRKDDDGNYLYLDNEHILYRELIVSNSSDFQSDEYTLDRLVRMQHYSLPTRLLDITSNPLIALYFACKSSTDEDGEVILLSMPRSEVKYFDSDVASCIANLARLPKEEKDNIEIEEEGFNDQTSVKRLIHFIREEKPYFEPKIIPDDLMKIICVKGKQSNDRISSQSGAFLLYGIDAVMDEEGTPEIRVMRITVSNKDSMLKELDLLNINESTVFPYIENSAKYVADKYKFNKSMQPTANASAD, encoded by the coding sequence ATGTACAACTTATTAGTAACGGCGCATCGAGGTGCTTGGGATGAACCATTCTATGAGTTCGATAAAAGCCGCTTCCTTGAATATACAACAGAGTCGACATCAGAAGCATTTAAGACTCTTAGCTCTAGCCTTATAGAAACCCTCAAGAGTTACCCCTGTGTATTTGCTTACGAAGGGGGCGAGGAAGATCTTCGTATAGGTAGATTTACTTCAATCAAGGAGAGGGGAAGAAAACTTCTAGTTGAGTTCGAATTTGATCAAAACATCCCTCCGATTCCATTTGACGACATTAAGCCAATAGCCCCCCTGCTTGATATACGTGATTGGGAAATGAACAGAACTCACTGGGCTGTCAAGGATGAAGACCTGTTTGGACGCCTTTTAAATGCAGGCGTTTTAGATCAAGCACAAACTGAAGAGTCAGAGAAACAGGAAAAGCCACCTACAAAACGATCCAGTAATCCTAAGGTAACAACGGTTCAAGGATTTATTAAAAAAGTCCTTTCTACTGAACGAGAAATAGGCTCAGAGGTCTTTTACCGAGGGCATTCGAATAAGAATAAATATAAGCTAGAGCCGTCTTTGTTCAGAAAGGACGATGATGGGAATTACCTCTATTTAGATAATGAGCACATACTCTACAGAGAGCTAATTGTGTCAAATTCATCAGATTTTCAGTCTGACGAATATACATTGGATCGGCTGGTGAGAATGCAGCACTATTCTTTGCCTACGAGGCTGTTGGACATAACTTCAAATCCGTTGATCGCCCTATATTTTGCATGCAAATCTTCGACTGATGAAGATGGAGAGGTCATTCTTCTTTCTATGCCAAGAAGTGAAGTTAAGTATTTTGATTCTGATGTTGCTAGTTGTATCGCTAATCTAGCACGACTCCCAAAGGAAGAAAAAGACAATATTGAGATCGAAGAAGAAGGTTTTAATGACCAAACTTCAGTGAAACGATTAATTCACTTTATAAGAGAAGAAAAACCGTACTTCGAGCCAAAGATAATCCCTGATGATCTAATGAAAATCATCTGTGTTAAAGGAAAGCAAAGCAATGATCGAATATCATCTCAATCTGGTGCCTTTCTTTTATATGGAATCGACGCTGTCATGGACGAAGAAGGAACACCTGAGATAAGGGTTATGCGAATAACGGTATCTAATAAAGATTCCATGCTTAAAGAGCTTGATCTCCTTAACATAAATGAAAGCACTGTGTTTCCTTATATTGAGAACTCGGCAAAATACGTCGCCGATAAGTACAAATTTAACAAGTCAATGCAGCCGACCGCTAACGCGTCGGCTGATTGA
- the lepB gene encoding signal peptidase I, whose amino-acid sequence MSIRITKTPIVISGRYMEGTYMRVIIFLLTLVALNASSKEFIQNGSAMLPTVAHGESVEVNIIDSILNDSNRWDLVLFINPNGDFNTVLSRLVGIPGDIIDIDDNGLKINGAIAKLPSSLSAAGIKHVSFFSILDSQYHNHLYRLPAKLVDNECFILGDNTRIAKDSRFFGPVSCKSIATATKNGAI is encoded by the coding sequence ATGAGCATTAGAATAACTAAGACACCCATCGTTATTTCTGGGCGTTATATGGAAGGGACGTATATGAGAGTCATAATTTTTTTATTAACACTGGTTGCGCTTAATGCATCTTCAAAAGAGTTTATACAAAATGGCTCTGCTATGTTGCCAACCGTCGCGCATGGAGAAAGTGTCGAAGTAAATATAATCGATTCGATATTGAATGATTCAAATCGTTGGGATTTAGTTCTATTCATTAACCCAAACGGCGATTTTAATACTGTTTTGTCTCGTTTAGTTGGCATACCTGGAGATATAATTGATATTGATGACAATGGATTAAAAATTAATGGTGCTATAGCTAAATTACCAAGCTCTTTGAGTGCCGCGGGTATAAAACACGTCTCATTTTTTAGTATCCTTGATTCTCAATATCACAACCACCTTTATAGGTTGCCTGCCAAATTGGTAGATAATGAATGTTTCATATTAGGGGATAATACTCGTATTGCAAAAGATAGTCGTTTCTTTGGTCCTGTATCATGCAAAAGTATTGCAACTGCTACGAAAAATGGTGCCATATAA
- a CDS encoding YwqG family protein translates to MEEVEIPEVLKQFSDGLIAKQRPYVSIKATPLHCELNKDPLDVKGSKFLGVPFIPEGMEYPTDKNSDPLVLIAQINFCELPSLDGFPNEGILQLYFSKKEWWDMSGAEKFIYISSNEMNKPQRSDLPSIDKDMYEDLPVWKIHKLEFVKAIDTGSSEDCQFSFDFGGKDYWDFEESLSEEDKKAFDDYFTGEGHKVGGYAYFTQGDPRDYKDHQRNDLQILQIDVDDEIMFGDSGIGHIFISPEHLKNRELEKSYFYWDCC, encoded by the coding sequence ATGGAAGAAGTAGAAATACCAGAAGTACTAAAGCAGTTTTCGGACGGTTTAATAGCTAAGCAAAGACCATATGTATCTATCAAGGCAACGCCTTTGCATTGCGAGCTAAATAAGGATCCTTTGGACGTAAAGGGTAGCAAGTTTTTGGGGGTTCCATTTATTCCTGAAGGGATGGAGTATCCAACTGATAAAAATAGTGACCCGCTAGTCTTAATCGCTCAAATTAATTTTTGCGAATTGCCATCGTTGGATGGATTCCCAAATGAAGGAATCCTCCAGCTTTATTTCAGCAAAAAAGAGTGGTGGGATATGTCGGGAGCGGAAAAGTTTATTTATATATCGAGCAATGAGATGAACAAGCCTCAGCGAAGTGATCTTCCGTCAATAGATAAGGATATGTACGAAGATCTTCCCGTTTGGAAAATACATAAATTAGAATTTGTAAAAGCTATAGATACCGGAAGTAGTGAGGATTGTCAGTTTTCATTTGATTTTGGTGGTAAAGATTATTGGGACTTTGAAGAGTCATTATCGGAAGAAGATAAAAAAGCATTTGATGACTATTTTACTGGTGAGGGTCATAAGGTAGGCGGGTATGCTTACTTTACTCAGGGCGACCCACGAGATTACAAAGATCACCAGCGAAATGATCTGCAAATTCTACAAATCGATGTTGATGATGAAATTATGTTTGGCGATAGTGGCATAGGTCATATTTTTATTTCACCAGAACACCTCAAAAACAGAGAGCTTGAGAAGTCCTACTTCTATTGGGATTGTTGCTAA
- a CDS encoding GIY-YIG nuclease family protein translates to MTNVKFKSSLIYLIQGEKTGLIKIGKTNVSIENRLNQIQALSPDKLIFLGGTFEPTYLEDRLHLRFERFREHGEWFQPNSEVMDFISTSCFQSLDSLYWAYFKVKAGDASYEDLIALNKETIDKIIESEIEESVKGLWKSDYFKVLK, encoded by the coding sequence ATGACTAATGTTAAGTTCAAAAGTAGTCTGATCTATCTTATTCAAGGAGAGAAAACCGGCTTAATAAAAATCGGAAAGACTAATGTTTCCATTGAAAATCGTTTAAACCAAATTCAAGCTCTTTCTCCTGATAAGCTAATTTTTCTCGGTGGCACTTTTGAACCCACTTACTTAGAAGATAGGCTACACCTCAGATTTGAAAGGTTTCGTGAGCATGGAGAGTGGTTCCAGCCGAACAGTGAAGTTATGGATTTCATAAGCACTTCGTGCTTTCAATCATTAGATAGCCTGTATTGGGCGTACTTTAAAGTAAAAGCAGGCGATGCTAGTTACGAAGACTTAATAGCACTCAACAAAGAAACGATTGATAAAATTATTGAGTCCGAAATAGAGGAGTCTGTTAAAGGCCTTTGGAAGTCAGATTATTTTAAGGTCCTTAAATAA
- a CDS encoding transposase — translation MPIPRKQLVSLADTPYYHCVSRCVRRAFLCGSDPYSGESYEHRRRWVESRALELARVFAIDICAYAVMSNHAHLVLRVDEAEAQQWSQRDVVERWHQLYKGNLLTQRFARGQAIAPYERDTLDSIITEYRRRLADISWFMRALNEPIARQANQEDGCTGRFWEGRFKSQALLDEGALLACMAYVDLNLVRAKMAKTPETSEHTSIRLRIAAAHKGEQPKELLPFIGNERQQMPKGLCFNLKDYVSLVDQTGRVIRKNKRGCISSNAEDVLARLNIPTENWLQLTTSFEQLFTGPVGATKSLDNYCRHHKRRRRHGATACRALFG, via the coding sequence ATGCCAATACCACGTAAACAGCTCGTCAGCCTAGCTGATACCCCCTACTATCATTGTGTCTCTCGCTGTGTGCGGCGTGCCTTTCTCTGTGGTAGTGATCCGTACAGCGGTGAGAGCTACGAACATCGCCGGCGCTGGGTAGAATCTCGCGCCCTAGAGCTTGCCCGGGTATTTGCTATCGATATCTGCGCCTACGCTGTTATGAGCAACCACGCCCACCTGGTGCTACGTGTAGATGAAGCTGAAGCCCAGCAATGGAGCCAACGAGACGTCGTCGAGCGATGGCATCAATTGTACAAGGGCAACCTGCTGACACAACGCTTTGCCAGAGGCCAAGCTATCGCACCTTACGAGCGGGATACGCTCGACAGTATCATCACGGAGTATCGTCGTCGCTTAGCCGACATTAGTTGGTTTATGCGTGCGTTAAACGAACCAATCGCACGGCAGGCCAATCAGGAGGATGGCTGCACCGGCCGTTTCTGGGAGGGGCGTTTCAAGTCTCAAGCGCTACTCGATGAAGGGGCTCTGCTCGCGTGCATGGCTTACGTGGATTTGAACCTGGTTAGGGCTAAGATGGCGAAGACGCCCGAAACGTCAGAGCACACCAGTATCAGGTTGCGTATCGCCGCCGCTCATAAAGGCGAACAGCCCAAAGAGTTACTCCCTTTTATTGGCAACGAGCGTCAACAGATGCCCAAGGGGTTGTGCTTCAACTTAAAAGACTACGTTTCGCTTGTCGATCAAACCGGGCGAGTGATACGCAAAAATAAACGCGGTTGCATCAGTAGCAACGCTGAAGACGTTCTAGCGCGGCTTAACATCCCGACAGAAAACTGGCTACAGCTAACAACCTCGTTCGAGCAACTCTTTACCGGTCCTGTAGGTGCCACCAAAAGCCTGGATAACTACTGCCGACACCACAAGCGAAGACGACGCCACGGCGCAACAGCGTGTCGTGCGCTCTTTGGTTAG